A region of the Vibrio tubiashii genome:
TACGTGCGGTTTCGTACGTTCAAATTTTTCTTTAGACATGAGTTGTCCCTCTAGGTACGGATTTAGGTGGCTTGAATGACCACGCAACCAAAAAGTCTTGGTGATAAACTTCTCTCAATCACTAAACGTAGTTTAGTAAAGAGAAACTATCAAAAGGAAACATTGCTTAGAGCTGGTGCTGATAGGCAGACTCGAACTGCCGACCTCATCCTTACCAAGGATGCGCTCTACCACCTGAGCTATATCAGCACTCAAATTAGAGTGGAGCGGGCAGCGGGAATCGAACCCGCATCATCAGCTTGGAAGGCTGAGGTAATAGCCATTATACGATGCCCGCAACACGTAACTCTGTGAGCTATTTCCTTAAGAATATGGTGGAGGGGGACGGATTCGAACCATCGAAGGCAGTGCCAGCAGATTTACAGTCTGATCCCTTTGGCCACTCGGGAACCCCTCCAAATTTTTAATCCATTTTTCTCGTGCTCTAAAAAGAGATAAGCGGAAAAATGGTGCCGACTACCGGAATCGAACTGGTGACCTACTGATTACAAGTCAGTTGCTCTACCTACTGAGCTAAGTCGGCATAAGTGGTGCGCATTCTATTGAATGATTTTCTGCCTTGCAATAGTAAATTTAAAAAAAAACTTCTTTTTCTACTGATTGGGCTTATTTGTTGAAATTTCGCCCAATTTATCGGCAAAAAATACGCGAATGTCGACGATGTCGTTTGCAATCTTGTTCGGTTGTTGTATTTTCGCTGCTCTATCGTGAAACCAAGTTAGGATGACTATGACTCCATATCTCTCATTTAATCGTCAACAATGGGCTGAATTACGCAATTCAGTGCCAATGACATTATCCGAGACCGATCTGGTTGAACTTCAGGGTGTGAATGAAAGCCTCACGATGGAAGAAGTAGAAGAGATCTACTTGCCTTTAGCCCGTCTGCTTAACTTATATGTTGCTGCCAGACAGAGCCGTAATTCAGTGCTCAATAACTTCCTCGGTAATCAAGGCACTGCGCCGCCTTTTATTATTGGTATTGCTGGTAGTGTAGCGGTCGGTAAAAGTACCACGGCTCGTTTGCTTAAAGCCTTACTATCACGCTGGGATAACCACCCTAAAGTTGAACTCGTGACTACTGATGGGTTTCTTTACCCGAAAAAGGTGCTCGATGAACGCGGTATTCTTCATCGCAAGGGCTTCCCTGAATCTTATGATATTAAGCGTCTAGTCGAGTTCGTTTCTGATGTTAAGGCTGGCAAACCACACCTCGAAGTTCCTGTTTACTCGCACATCACCTATGACATTACCGAAGAGCTGAAAACCGTTGACCGGCCTGACGTGCTGATCATTGAAGGATTAAACGTCTTGCAAAGCGGGATGGATTATCCACATGACCCACATCGCGTCTTTGTCTCAGATTTCTTAGATTTTTCGCTTTATGTCGACGCAGAAAGTGAAGTGATCGAACAGTGGTATGTCGAACGTTTCTTAAAGTTCCGCCAAGGCGCTTTTACCAAACCAGGGTCTTACTTCAGTCACTACACACAGTTGACCGAACCAAAAGCGATCGAGAAAGCACACAGTATTTGGCAGTCGATCAATGGGGTTAACCTAGACGCCAATATCCTGCCAACCAAAGGCCGCGCCCACTTAATCTTGAAGAAAGGTCAGGATCATCAAGTGGAAGAAGTTTTTCTTAGGAAGTAGCGAGGAGCGGGATTCGGGACTTGGGAACAGGCTTCGCCCTACGGAGAGCTGGAGAGCGTTTAGGGTTGGCGGATAAACGTCAACCCTTTTCGTTTGGAACGCCTTGCTACGGAAACGGGATTCGGGATGCAAATAACTGGATAAGCTGGCTTGTCAGACTAGTTTTCCAGCAGCGAAGCGATCCATAGGGCGCAGCCCGTTCTCGCATCTCGGCGCGAAGCATTCCCGAGGACGAAGTCCGTTCTCTGTTTAATTATTTACTTTCCGGCCCATATTGATTTTCGCCGTCCGTGCCTTTTAAAAAGCCACATTCAACTAAAATCCATAGACCACAGACTAGAGCAGCAAATGACGTCGCGGCTTGCAACATAGACGGCTGACCGGCTAGTGAAGGATCGCCGACTGGTACTGTCATGCGTCCGATAACGAGTGGGATATTAAGCAGCAGCCACCAGCTTGATTTACCCCGGTCATGCCAACGTTTAGCGGTAATCGCTAGATCAGGCACCAGAATGACGATCAGGAACACAGGTAGAATCAGATGTGCGATCGAGGGTGCGAGTACATTCATCCCCATCGCAAAGCCAACAATCATCAAATAGTAAACCACGTTCCAAATCCAATAGGTTTTACGCCCTATTCGGCCTTGAAACGAAAACAGTAATTCTTTCATCGACATCATTTATACCTAAAAAATAAAAAGTTAGAGCCTGTTTGCTCCAAAAATACTAGTTAATTACTTTCTGAAAACACGCTTTATCCATATCTCGAATGTTAACCGTTAAGCTATGCACATGACTCGCTTGCTCTTGTAACACAGTCATCAACTGGCGAGATAACTCTCTTTTCTGCTCTTCGGTTCTGCCATCAAGCAATTCAAAGCTGATATGAATAAAGTCAACACTATCTCCCGCTTCGCCTACCAGCCAGTTATGGCAACGCAAAGAGCGGGATTTTACCGAATCCACATCGAACAACCCGCAAGTTAACGCGACATGATGTAAGTCTTCAAGTAAGCCTTGAACATTAACGCGTTCGTCAACAGAGTTGGAGTATTCCATTACTAGGTTCGGCATAGTATTCCTCAAATGTAAGAGAGTTTCACAATAAACAAAAAGTGCACAACACTATTACCAATTTCTATGCTGAATTCCGAGTGGGTTTCCACCAATCTGTTCAATGGATCACTGATAGAAAGCAGATTAAGGTGAGATATGAGCGATCACAGCTCCAACCAATGGGTGATATCCAAATAAGACATGACGGTAATCATGATCTCCCCTATTTTATCTGTTATATTCTTACGAAGATTTTTTACATTAATTGATTAAATACGGAGATATTCCTATGCGTCGTCCTGTAGTGATGGGTAACTGGAAGCTTAACGGCAGCAAAGCAATGGTTAAAGAGCTGCTAACTGGTCTTAACGCTGAACTTGAAGGCGTTGAAGGTGTTGACGTAGCTGTCGCTCCACCAGCACTTTACCTAGATCTAGCTGAACAGCTAATCGCAAAAGGCGGTAACAAGATCATCCTAGGTGCTCAAAACACTGACCTAAACAACAGCGGTGCATTCACTGGTGATATGTCTCCAGAGATGCTAAAAGATTTCGGTGCTACTCACATCATCATCGGTCACTCTGAGCGTCGTGAATACCACAACGAATCTGACGAGTTCATCGCTAAGAAATTCAACTTCCTAAAAGAGAACGGTCTAAAACCTGTTTTCTGTATCGGTGAATCTGAAGCTCAAAACGAAGCGGGCGAAACTGAAGCAGTATGTGCACGTCAAATCAACGCAGTGATTGACGCTTACGGTGTTGAAGCGCTAAACGGTGCAATCATCGCATACGAACCAATCTGGGCTATCGGTACTGGTAAAGCAGCTACAGCTGAAGATGCACAACGCATCCACGCTTCTATCCGTGCACTAATCGCAGAGAAAGATGCAGCAGTTGCTGAGCAAGTAATCATCCAATACGGTGGTTCTGTTAAGCCTGAAAACGCAGAAGCTTACTTCTCACAACCAGACATCGATGGTGCTCTAGTTGGTGGTGCATCTCTAGATGCTAAGAGCTTCGCAGCAATTGCTAAAGCAGCGGCAGCAGCTAAAGCTTAATTTTTCTTCTTATTTGAAAAATTCTCATGGAGGTCAGCGCAAGCTGGCCTTTTTTGTGTCTGGCACATCAATCAAGTATCCTACGCTTTTCCTCACTAACGATAGTTGTACCGAATGCAGGATAAGCATGGCCTTCTCACAGGTTCGATTCCCCTAGTACTTAGGCAGATGACCGTTCCCATGACCTTTGGCATGGTGGCGATCTTGATGTTTAACTTGGTGGATACGTTTTTTATCTCGCTGCTAGGTACCCAAGCTCTCGCTGCGATTAGCTATACCTTCCCCGTCACCTTTGCGGTCAACTGCATCACCATGGGTATAGGTATGGGGCTCTCGACCAATATAGGTCGCTTGCTCGGACAAGGTCAATCGATCGTCGCTGCGCGCTTTTCTTCTCATGGCTTACTGTTAGCCGTATTGCTGGTCGCACTCGCCTCTACACTTGGCCTGTTTACCATCGAGCCACTGTTTCTATTTCTTGGTGCAGAGCAATCGCTACTGCCACTTATTCATCAATACATGGATATTTGGTACCTGACGATTCCACTCTTAGTCGTTCCTATGGCTGGCAACAGTGCCATTCGCGCAACTGGGGATACTAAAACACCCGCCAAAATCATGATGCTCGCCGGACTTATTAATGGGGTACTCGATCCGCTACTGATTTTTGGTTACGGGCCTTTCCCAGTATTGGGCATTCAAGGAGCGGCCATTGCCAGTGCAATGAGTTGGTTCGGCGCCTTAATTGGCTCGCTTTACGTGCTGATTAAACGAGAGAAACTACTTGCCCTACCTTGCTTTAAAACACTCTGGCTCGACTGGCAACAAATCCTAAAAATCGGCACACCGGCAGCTTTGTCGAATGCTCTCACGCCCTTATCGGGGGCTATTTTGATGATGATGCTGTCAACTCATGGCACCGCAGCCGTCGCTGCCTATGGTGCAGCGCAGCGGGTCGAATCGATTCTTATCTTGGTTTTGATGTCTTTAACTTCAGCCCTAACGCCATTTATTGCCCAAAATATGGGCGCCAACAACCCTGCACGTAGTTTTGCCGGCTTGTTTATCAGCATGCGTTTCTCGATGGTGTTTCAGGCCGGCATTTTTATCATGATGGTGCCGCTGAGCATCCCACTGGCGGCTTTGTTTTCACAGGAACAAACAGTAAAAGATCTACTTTGGCACTATTTATTAGTCGTGCCTTTTAGCTATGGTTTCCAAGGCGTGATGATGATGTTGGTCTCAGGGTTAAACGCCCTGCATGAACCGCTTAAGGCATTCCAATGGAGCTTTATGCGTCTGTTTCTCTTTACCCTGCCTTGCGCTTGGTTGGGTGGTCAGCTGTATGATATTGAAGGGTTATTCATTGGTATTGCGGTAGGCAACATTATTGGTGGCACAAGTGGTTACTTGTACGCACTAAAACTCAGATCTCAGCACCTTTCCCCAGCGGCATAAAATAAAACACCGACTCTTGGAGTCGGTGTAGTCTGTCTGAAAGGTAGAGATTAATCGACAATGGCTATCTCTTCTTCCTCTTCCACTTCTAAATCTACATCTAATGGTTCTTGAGAAAGAATCACACCGGTATTGTCAGCGTAGAGGTAATCTTCAGGAAGGAAGGTCACGCCACCAAAGTTGACTGGCACATCCACTTCACCAATGCCTTGGGAAATAGCACCGACAGGAATAGAAGCAATCGCTTGGATACCGATACTCATGTCTTCCAGCTCATCGACCTCACGAACACAGCCATAAACCACAATACCTTCCCATTCGTTTTCTTCCGCAAGCGATGCGAGCTCAGCATCAATCAGTGCGCGACGCAATGAACCGCCACCATCAATAAGCAGCACACGGCCTAAACCGTCTTGCTCTAGGATTTCACGAATCAAGCCATTATCTTCAAAACACTTTACTGTCGTGATTTGCCCCGCGAACGATGCACAACCACCAAAGTTACTGAACATAGGCTCTACAACATCTACTTGCTCTAAATAAATGTCGCACAAGGCAGAGGTATTGTATTCCATAGTATTCCTTCCCATACCGTTCGTTATCTCCATCGAGTATATAAGGTCATTAAGTCATTGCAATGACATGTATCATTTAACTGACCAGAGTTTGAGCTATAACCACTCCAGCAAACAATAAGTTAGTCACCATAGAGCACTTGACTATCACCGGCATCATTGGGGCGATCTGCGCTGGCTTTTCGGCCTGCCATACTGCTTTACCGTGTTTAAAGGTAACAAGCAGGCTAAGTAGAAATGGCAAGCTAATCCAAATTGGGCTCGGTTGATGGATTAAGTAAGCGGCAAAAGCCACCACAGCGCCGCTGAGCAGAGCAAAGTGATATTGCTTAGCGCGCTTTTGCCCTAGACGGACAGCAACCGTTCTTTTGCCACACACCTCATCATTCTCAATATCGCGCATATTGTTGATATTAAGTACAGCGACAGCCAGTAGCCCACAACCAACCGCAGGCAAGATAAGCAGAGGCGCGACAATGCCGGTATGAAGGAAATAGGTACCCGCCACGCCCAATAAACCAAAGAAGATAAATACGGAAATATCGCCTAGGCCAACATAACCATAAGGTTTGTTACCCACGGTATATGCGATCGCTGCGACAATCGCTAAGACTCCTAGCCCGATGAAAGCTAAGATGCTCTGTAGACTCTCTAATGCATACATCACCAAGGTGAGACCCGCGATCACAGTCAAGACCACATTAATGATCATTGCCTGCTTCATGTCTTTCTGCGTGACAGCTCCAGACTGGATCGCACGCATAGGCCCGAGACGATTTTCGTTATCGGTTCCTTTGACAGCATCGCCATAGTCGTTGGCTAAGTTAGAAAGGATTTGCAGCAGCGTTGCGGTCAGAAAAGCCAGCAAAGCAACCACAGGTGAAAACTGATGTGTGGAATACGCCAATACACTACCCGTTAAGATAGAGACCAAAGCCAAAGGCAAGGTTTTAGGGCGAGCGGCGTCAAGCCATATTGTTAGAGACTGTTTCATGGATACCAGTTTAGCCACAGTTACTTGAACTAGAATTGTGGCACATCAATCCTATCGGTGAAAAACAAAAAAAGGTCACCGAAGTGACCTTTTTCCAAAACTTGACCTAAGTTAGGCTTATTTAACGCGACCTACGTACTCACCAGAGCGAGTATCAACTTTTATCACTTCGCCAATCGCGATAAATAGAGGAACGCGAACAACAGCACCTGTTGATAGTGTTGCTGGCTTACCACCTGTACCTTGAGTATCACCTTTCAGACCTGGATCAGTATCTGTTACTTCAAGCTCAACGAAGTTTGGTGGCGTTACTACGATTGGGTTACCGTTCCATAGTGTTAGCATACAAGTGTTGTTTTCTACCAACCACTTAGCGTTTTCGCCAACCGCTTTTACATCCGCAGCGATCTGCTCAAATGTTTCGTTGTTCATAAAGTGGTAGAATTCGCCGTCGTTATATAGATAATCTAGGTCGATATCCATTACGTCTGCAACTTCACAAGTTTCACCAGACTTAAAGGTTTTCTCTAGCACTTTACCAGAAAGAAGCTTACGAATTTTTACACGGTTGAACGCTTGACCTTTACCTGGCTTAACGTATTCGTTTTCCAAGATAACGCAAGGCTCGTTATCAAGCATTAGTTTCAAGCCGCCTTTAAATTCATTGGTGCTAACAGTAGCCATTTTTTCCTCTTACATTCTTAGAGCTAAATTCAATGCCGCACATCATAACCCGAAAAGTTGTTTCTGTTGAGCAAAACTGGCTCAAACAGCTAGCGAATGGGATCTCTGATCCTGCAAAACTGCTTGAGCAGCTCGAAATAGATCCTAAGCCATGGCAAGACGGATTTGCTGCTCGCAAGCTTTTTGCGCAGCGTGTTCCGCAAAGTTTTGTTGATAGAATGGAAAAAGGCAATCCTTACGACCCGCTTTTACGTCAGGTTTTACCGCTCAGCGAAGAGTTTGAAGTCCACCCTGGTTACTCCAATGATCCACTGGAAGAGCAAAACAATGCTATACCAGGTTTATTGCACAAGTACCGCAACCGCGCGTTAATGATCGTCAAAGGTGGCTGTGCAGTTAACTGTCGCTACTGTTTTCGTCGTCACTTCCCCTATGACGAAAACAAGGGATCCAAATCAGTTTGGCAGCAAAGCCTAGAGTATGTAGCCCAGCACCCAGAGATTAATGAGATCATCCTTTCTGGTGGGGACCCGCTAATGGCAAAGGATGAAGAACTGTTGTGGCTTATTGATCATATTGCCGACATCAAGCACATCAAGCGCCTGCGCATTCATTCCAGACTACCTGTAGTCATTCCTGATCGTATCACTCAAGCGCTGATTCAGATGCTGGGCGAAACACGACTACAAGTGGTGTTAGTCACGCATATCAACCACGCTCAAGAGATAAATCAAGAACTGAGAGATAGATTAAGCCACCTTAAGCAAGCAGGTGTTACTCTTTTAAACCAAGGTGTTATGCTAAAAGGTGTCAATGACAGCGTTGAGTCTCAGGTAGACCTCAGCAACGCTTTATTTGATGCTGGCATTTTACCTTACTACATTCACGTGCTAGATAAAGTACAGGGCGCTGCACACTTTTACATCTCTGACCAAGAGGCGAAAGCCATCATGGCAGGGCTGATGGAGCGAGTCTCTGGATATCTAGTACCAAAGTTAACGCGAGAGATTGGTGGGCGTACCAGTAAAACCCCACTCGACCTACATTTAGAATAATGATGAAAAACACACGCGGCTTTACGCTAATAGAATTGGTCATTGTCATCGTCGTACTCGGCATTCTTGCTGTTACTGCCCTGCCTCGTTTACTCGACCTACAAAGCGACGCCCGAACCTCAGCCTTGCAAGGCTTAAAAGGGGCAATGCAAGGCGCTAATGATCAGTTAATTGGCGCTTCTGCTATAGCTGGTCTCGACACTGCCGCTAGCGGCTCTGTCACCGTAGAGGGCGAAAGCGTCAGCATCGTTTACGGTTATGCTAAAGCAGACAATGCCAATGCTTGGGCAAAGATCATTGATGCTAATATTGCAGATGCCACTTTCGGCGCTGATGGTGCCGATTGGTATTTCAGTAATACCAACGCCAATGATGGAATTATCTTGTATATGCCAAGGAGTCGTCGTCAGTCTTCTCTCAATTGTTACCTGCAATATAACGAAGCAACCTCAAACGCCTCACCCAGTATTAACTTGACCACCACTGGTTGTTAATTTTGTCCTTAAGATAAAAATCTTTTGTTCGATAGGCAGGTCTAATCTATGCATACTCCGACGTTTTGGAGGTCACGATGCAACCAGACATGCAACCCACTATCGAACAATTTCTCGACCTAGGCCCATTCAGTTGGTGGGCTCTACTCTGTTGTGCCGTTAACGGTATTCTTATTGGCGTTGAACGACAAACACGCGGCAAACCTGTTGGTATTCGCACCTCGATTTTGGTGATTTCTGGCACCTACTTGTTTATGTCGATGGCGGTTTCACTCTCACCCAATACATTAGATCAAGCGCGAGTGCTCGGTCAGATCATTACTGGAGTAGGATTTCTTGGCGCAGGGGTAATGATGACCCTAGATGGCAAAATACATGGTGTCACCTCCGCTGCCGTCATATGGGTATTGGCGGCCATCGGCATGATGATTGGTCTCGGTTATATGCAGCAATCCGTGCTCCTCACCGTACTGGCACTTACCGTACTACTTGGCGTCGATAAAGCCGAGAACCGGATCAAAGCCCTACGCCGTGGCGTTCACCAAAAATTTCAAAAGCGTAGAAACAAACTAAACTCGTGATCTCTACGAGCAAACCAATACAAAGCCATTGTTTAAAGTGCAATTTTTGATTCGAAACAAGGAATAGCTCGATAGTTAATCGCTGTGACTAGAGAAGCAAATAGGCTCACGTTTCCACCTACCACTTTTGGGTAGCATAGCTCTATGTTTATACCAATGTAGGGTTTGATTATGTTTTACGTGCATATGCTCCTGCTTCTGACGGTTATATTTATCGGTATCCGCCATGGAGGCATAGCTTTCGGTTTGCTCGGGGGCTTGGGTGTTTCGGTTCTCGCGTTTGTATTTGGTGTCGCGCCGGGTTCGCCACCGATCAGTGTTATGCTGATCATTCTCGCCGTGGTCGCTGCCTCTGCGACGCTAGAAGCAACGGGCGGCCTCAAGCTGTT
Encoded here:
- a CDS encoding 5-carboxymethyl-2-hydroxymuconate Delta-isomerase; the protein is MPNLVMEYSNSVDERVNVQGLLEDLHHVALTCGLFDVDSVKSRSLRCHNWLVGEAGDSVDFIHISFELLDGRTEEQKRELSRQLMTVLQEQASHVHSLTVNIRDMDKACFQKVIN
- the efp gene encoding elongation factor P; amino-acid sequence: MATVSTNEFKGGLKLMLDNEPCVILENEYVKPGKGQAFNRVKIRKLLSGKVLEKTFKSGETCEVADVMDIDLDYLYNDGEFYHFMNNETFEQIAADVKAVGENAKWLVENNTCMLTLWNGNPIVVTPPNFVELEVTDTDPGLKGDTQGTGGKPATLSTGAVVRVPLFIAIGEVIKVDTRSGEYVGRVK
- a CDS encoding MATE family efflux transporter, producing the protein MQDKHGLLTGSIPLVLRQMTVPMTFGMVAILMFNLVDTFFISLLGTQALAAISYTFPVTFAVNCITMGIGMGLSTNIGRLLGQGQSIVAARFSSHGLLLAVLLVALASTLGLFTIEPLFLFLGAEQSLLPLIHQYMDIWYLTIPLLVVPMAGNSAIRATGDTKTPAKIMMLAGLINGVLDPLLIFGYGPFPVLGIQGAAIASAMSWFGALIGSLYVLIKREKLLALPCFKTLWLDWQQILKIGTPAALSNALTPLSGAILMMMLSTHGTAAVAAYGAAQRVESILILVLMSLTSALTPFIAQNMGANNPARSFAGLFISMRFSMVFQAGIFIMMVPLSIPLAALFSQEQTVKDLLWHYLLVVPFSYGFQGVMMMLVSGLNALHEPLKAFQWSFMRLFLFTLPCAWLGGQLYDIEGLFIGIAVGNIIGGTSGYLYALKLRSQHLSPAA
- the coaA gene encoding type I pantothenate kinase, producing MTPYLSFNRQQWAELRNSVPMTLSETDLVELQGVNESLTMEEVEEIYLPLARLLNLYVAARQSRNSVLNNFLGNQGTAPPFIIGIAGSVAVGKSTTARLLKALLSRWDNHPKVELVTTDGFLYPKKVLDERGILHRKGFPESYDIKRLVEFVSDVKAGKPHLEVPVYSHITYDITEELKTVDRPDVLIIEGLNVLQSGMDYPHDPHRVFVSDFLDFSLYVDAESEVIEQWYVERFLKFRQGAFTKPGSYFSHYTQLTEPKAIEKAHSIWQSINGVNLDANILPTKGRAHLILKKGQDHQVEEVFLRK
- a CDS encoding 1,4-dihydroxy-2-naphthoate polyprenyltransferase translates to MKQSLTIWLDAARPKTLPLALVSILTGSVLAYSTHQFSPVVALLAFLTATLLQILSNLANDYGDAVKGTDNENRLGPMRAIQSGAVTQKDMKQAMIINVVLTVIAGLTLVMYALESLQSILAFIGLGVLAIVAAIAYTVGNKPYGYVGLGDISVFIFFGLLGVAGTYFLHTGIVAPLLILPAVGCGLLAVAVLNINNMRDIENDEVCGKRTVAVRLGQKRAKQYHFALLSGAVVAFAAYLIHQPSPIWISLPFLLSLLVTFKHGKAVWQAEKPAQIAPMMPVIVKCSMVTNLLFAGVVIAQTLVS
- a CDS encoding type II secretion system protein; the encoded protein is MMKNTRGFTLIELVIVIVVLGILAVTALPRLLDLQSDARTSALQGLKGAMQGANDQLIGASAIAGLDTAASGSVTVEGESVSIVYGYAKADNANAWAKIIDANIADATFGADGADWYFSNTNANDGIILYMPRSRRQSSLNCYLQYNEATSNASPSINLTTTGC
- the epmB gene encoding EF-P beta-lysylation protein EpmB: MPHIITRKVVSVEQNWLKQLANGISDPAKLLEQLEIDPKPWQDGFAARKLFAQRVPQSFVDRMEKGNPYDPLLRQVLPLSEEFEVHPGYSNDPLEEQNNAIPGLLHKYRNRALMIVKGGCAVNCRYCFRRHFPYDENKGSKSVWQQSLEYVAQHPEINEIILSGGDPLMAKDEELLWLIDHIADIKHIKRLRIHSRLPVVIPDRITQALIQMLGETRLQVVLVTHINHAQEINQELRDRLSHLKQAGVTLLNQGVMLKGVNDSVESQVDLSNALFDAGILPYYIHVLDKVQGAAHFYISDQEAKAIMAGLMERVSGYLVPKLTREIGGRTSKTPLDLHLE
- the tpiA gene encoding triose-phosphate isomerase; the protein is MRRPVVMGNWKLNGSKAMVKELLTGLNAELEGVEGVDVAVAPPALYLDLAEQLIAKGGNKIILGAQNTDLNNSGAFTGDMSPEMLKDFGATHIIIGHSERREYHNESDEFIAKKFNFLKENGLKPVFCIGESEAQNEAGETEAVCARQINAVIDAYGVEALNGAIIAYEPIWAIGTGKAATAEDAQRIHASIRALIAEKDAAVAEQVIIQYGGSVKPENAEAYFSQPDIDGALVGGASLDAKSFAAIAKAAAAAKA
- a CDS encoding MgtC/SapB family protein, producing MQPTIEQFLDLGPFSWWALLCCAVNGILIGVERQTRGKPVGIRTSILVISGTYLFMSMAVSLSPNTLDQARVLGQIITGVGFLGAGVMMTLDGKIHGVTSAAVIWVLAAIGMMIGLGYMQQSVLLTVLALTVLLGVDKAENRIKALRRGVHQKFQKRRNKLNS
- a CDS encoding DUF805 domain-containing protein: MSMKELLFSFQGRIGRKTYWIWNVVYYLMIVGFAMGMNVLAPSIAHLILPVFLIVILVPDLAITAKRWHDRGKSSWWLLLNIPLVIGRMTVPVGDPSLAGQPSMLQAATSFAALVCGLWILVECGFLKGTDGENQYGPESK
- the rraA gene encoding ribonuclease E activity regulator RraA produces the protein MEYNTSALCDIYLEQVDVVEPMFSNFGGCASFAGQITTVKCFEDNGLIREILEQDGLGRVLLIDGGGSLRRALIDAELASLAEENEWEGIVVYGCVREVDELEDMSIGIQAIASIPVGAISQGIGEVDVPVNFGGVTFLPEDYLYADNTGVILSQEPLDVDLEVEEEEEIAIVD